The genomic interval cagactaacacagctctaTCTTTGAATTCAACCCTCAGTTGACAGAAACCATgcacaggaacacatctgctttgttaactgaagtatatttGCATTATGCTCCTGCAACACATTCCCAGATGTTCATTATCTCTGGGATCTGAGCAtcgttccccaccaccaccacagctgGCCAACCTCTGGACTCAATTGCACAGCGTTACCCTGGGCGTATTTGCAGATGAAGTTGTTCTTCATGTTGCATCTGTCGTCGTTCCACTGAAACATGTAAGGGCCCCCATCGCCAGCAGGTGCTGAAGGCTGGTGATACATCACGACACAGATTTCGCTGCCGCAGGAGGGCTCATCGGCATACCAGTTTCTGCCAAAACAAAGCAAACCATCAGgtatttttccccctccttgcTGCTGCTATGATCAGGTTGTTTTCCCCCTTGCATTAAAGAAATTTCACTAAGCAGAGAAATGTGGAAGGAaccaaatgcttcagaagcaccTCTGGCTTTCCACTTGCTCTATTTGTGCATTTCTGATTAGGGCTTCCAAGTTATATATGggagggttccccccccctttaataccatatatattcaactgtaTAAGCcgagctcatgtataagtcgggggcagtttttgaggccaaaattatggattttgatatgacccatggataagtagaaggtaaaacttaggagcatgtaacaaaggaaaatggtgccaaataacacagaaaaataactgtttgtgctcatcctaaaggcaggatggaagagtgaatagaggggatccatgcttctttttgttgctcccaggatggactaagctcttgcatTTTACCAGTCTATTCAGAgtaaggggatggctcctttttatatatttaagtgttaaagtacagtacttacattgacctgtggataagtcaacccagattttttgggtcaatttatcccatgaatatcccagaaaaatcacataattaagtgaaatgatttcacacaacgtggcacaaaacccatcaataaagtggtcacaaagaagcattaaggcacatcttttttactttcaggagtttagcgacaatgcatttccggtatcactttatttacacaattgcatgtgataatcattttaTGCAGTTACCATTTTCggtttatttgtgggatgctttaaatgcactttaatctctctttaatgcaaatattagccccagtgtgataaactcctatgagaaGTTCTCAAGGAAgccatatttttatatttttaattgtattgtttttaaatgttgtgaagccgctctgagtcccagttctgggaaaagagcgggatacaaagaataataataataacaacaacaacaacaacaacaacaacatcaaaatgaaataaaacccaCAGTTCATCTTATCTGACTTGCAAACTTCTTCTGGGAAATCAGGCTCCTGCCTTGGTGAATACAGACTTACCGAAAGGTGGACAAACTCCCGTCGGACCATGAGTACAAGTTCTGGCATTCGGTGCTGTTGTCCGGATCTTCTTCCCTTGTCAGTCCGATCCAGAAATCACCATCCGATGCCGAAACGCTGGCAATCATCTTCTCTATCAGGTTTTGCTCCGACTGCGATTCGATGCTGACCAGGTCTCCTCCATCTCTTCGGCAGGCTTGGAGGGCTTCCTTAAAGCCAACCCTGCGCCCAACGTCATGGAGGTAAATGATCTTGTAACACGGCCGCTGGGTTCCTCCCCGGCAGATGGCCTGGCCTTTGGGAAAAGAGACaaacccatcatcatcatcatcatcatcattatttatatcccatcctttccccaaaactgggactcagggcagctgaGTTCAatttaaagcatacaaaaatggtaGCAATGTTACAAGTTCCCAGGAAACATTttggaatgaaaacaaaaagtCATGTgacggtgcatctacactgtagaaataatgcagcttgacaccactttactgccatggctctatcctacagaatcctgggatttgtagttttggcggagcaccagcactctctggcagagacaCCGAAAGAcctttgtaaaactgcaaatcccaggattccctacagcacttacttctgcagtgcagaagcatcCTGGACCTCCAAAATAAAATCCAGGGTGCGTctatactgtacaaataataatgcagtttgacacaactttaagtgttgtaattttaattaaataccATATGGCTGTGTTTATCAAGTGTTTCTTTCTACTAAAGAATAATGGTTATGTTCCAAAAAGCAGGAAACATGCAGAGAACAAGGGCTTATAAAGTCATATAATGCAAATTTTTAAGATATTGGTTTTGGGGAGATTTCCTCTTGCAACCTCCTCTTTTGTAAAGTGTATCTTCCAGTGTATCATTAAAAAGATCTATGGTCATTCCACTACTTGAATTTACAGGGAAGTATATGAGCTTAAAATGCTGAGCATAGGGAAACTGGTCTAGTCACCATCgatgttaacacacacacaactttaatGGATGGGAAAGAATATAATGCAAGAAGGCCAATAGGATGGAGCTCATCACTTTAATAAAATTGGCACCAAACAACTCTGCAGAAGATCCACCGACTCAAGACTGAGACTCTTTTGGAAATCAAGTTTTCGCAACAACCTGGCAAATCGTCTGTGTTTTATCAGCAAAAATTGAAGTTATTTTTAGCCAAGGCAAGAATGCGATGCAGCCGACTGCAAGCCAGACGCTGCTACAAGTCAAGTGTCCAACCAGTGATCTCACTCTCCGACATACTGGGAGAAAGTGAAGAtactgggttggatccagactctGTTGTGCTTAGAGCAGAAccagtgaaatcaatgggatttaattaGTTAGGCCTAACATGGGTCCCATTGATTGAATTAGCCGCTGCTattttatcacacgaaggagattgggagtttatcccatgaacatcccagaaaaatcacgtaattatgcgtaacaatttcacatgatgtcacacaaaacccgccattaaaatcgtcacaaagaagcattaacacgcatctttttactttcgggattgcATTTCCGCTATCACTTTATATGTGCAATTGCATGTGCtgatcatttgtgcaattactcaccattttagcttcatttgcgggatgtgtcaaatgcgctttaatctccctttaatgccaaagttagccccagtgtgataaactcctaagtataGTTCTGTATGAATTGTGGAGCCCCAGAAAattgaggatttgcctcattGTTTTCCTGTTCATTGTATTTTGAACCTAGAACCACGTTTCTGGGATCTGTTCTGCCTTTATTTACTGTTTCAGAAAAGATTTTTTATTTCCTCTCTGATACTGATTTgttggaatttatcacactggggctaatttcagcattaaagagagattaaagagcatttaaGGCATCCTgcaaaagaagcagaaatggcaattgcacaaatgattatcgcacccaattgtgcaaataaagtgatatcagaaatgcattgtcgctgaaatcccgaaagtaaaaagatgcacatcaatgcttctttgtgacgactttaatggcaggttttgtgtaacgttgtgtgaaatcgttttgcgtaattatgcaattttttgccgggatattcatgggataaattcCCAATctccctcatgtgataaattcctatggtAACTCACAAGGCTTTGCTTTTCGCCTTGGCAGCAATGAAAATTTGGGCAAAATATATGGCTGATATTGTTGTTGGTTGCTCTGGGGATGCTCTCATTTAATTATAATACTGTATCATTGTTGATATTTCATGTGTTTCAATGGCATTGAGTTTTAAATTCTTCATATGCAAGATTTGTATCGTATTTTATCATTTTGCATGCGAATGACATTTGGTGTTAAcattaattaataaatgaatgaGTGAAGCATGGATCTGACATGAAGGTGTGTCACTATCACAATACCCCTAGACTTGCCCTTGTCTTATTTGGGGACCATTTTGCCCTCCTTATTTGTGGACCAATACTATCATTTTGCTGTCTTTGCAGATACATCTCtagacttgtccaaagtcacccaatgagttttcaaACTTTggaggatttaaaccctggtctcctggagtccttgtccaacacaccACAAGAGcaaaagaacagcagcagcatcaacagctttaaaaagcatgCTTTTAAAGAGTAACATTTGCTCCATCAAACTGTAATATGCTTTTCTGTTCAGCTGGGTTGATTTTTGCATTGTCTGCCTAGTTGTCTCTGTAGGCTGCATGCCAGAGATCCAGGACGTGGGTGTGAAGCAGCAGACAAATTCAtccaatgcaaacctcctctgacagtTACTGGGGAATCTTGGGCCATTTATATTTTCAGGCGCTCCTCATACCAAAAGAGTGGAAAGAGTTTATTTAAGAAGTCTAGAGAAGAGGGAGGAAATAGATGGAGATTCTAAAAGTGTGCCTGTTGCATTAAAAAGAGACATTCCACTTACATGGTATTTTTGTTGACGATTCCATTGAAACTGTATGTTACCAAAAGTACCTCATCTCCAgaggccctttcatgctacacaacaATAGCGTGACGATTCCAGTTTAACCGTCATGGTttcatgctatgggatcctgagatgtgtagtttgggaGGGCATTTAGACGTTTCGGCGAGAAAATGCTAGTGCCacaccaaacaacaaaccccaggatccaaTAGGATGTttgcccaggcagttaaagtggaatcatagtgccataactgGCACCAACAAAAATGATAGAGGGCATAGGTAGAGGATGGTGAAgccttccaaggtctcctggaTGGGTGGCTAATGCAGCCCCTtggcccatgctggctgggggactttgggagctgtagtccaagataACAATTCTTCTCCAGTTCAAATGTGAATAGTTCTGGTTGAAGAGTATTCTCAAGTAGACTCTGGAAAGCTGGGTCTCTGCTCTCAGGAACAAAGAACAGGGCCAGAAGTCTGACTCAGTGGAACCAGCTTCATAttacttcttcttctctcccctgaAATTGAAAACAGGCTGCTGGGCTTGAATGACGGGGGCTCAATAAAACTCTGCCAAGACCCACTGTTGCCCATCAAGAGAGTTGGGCCTTCTTACCAGATTGTGAAGCTGGCaaatcctccttccttctgggCCAAGCACCTGGCACTGTGCCCTTGGCCCAGGCCCATCCTGGTTGCaccccaatttttaaaattattttattttatgcttttcTCTGTGCTCCAAAGCATCAGCAGATtggagagctggaagggatcccagtTTCTCAGCTGCATAAACACACATGGCTTCTTTCCACTTGGGTTTGGAAATGCTCAACTTTTGGAAGAAAATCGTCCCTTCTTCCAAAATATCTCCCCTCATTTTTTTGCTGTCATAGTCTGCATTGGGCAGTGACTGAAGTAGGTTGTCACTTGCAAAGGTTGATGCCCCCCATGTTTAAGCAAGTCGTCCCCTAAGGCATCATCCACTTTCCTACTCTAGGAaaactcatgttgccaacttctttctttcagttactctcaacggtgctacaagatcgctctccgtactgattctacagactaacatggctatatcttcggATGGAGAGAAGTCTGGCATTGCAAAACCCTGGGATTTCAGTCAGTTTTAAAATGACTAAACCATGCACTGGAAAATGAGAGGCAGTGCCTGGCATGGTGTCTGTCCCTCTTCTTTGCCCCACTCCTTTCTAAGTGAGACCTCAACTCTTCATTCCTCATCCTCCCTATGTGTTTGAACCCTTTCCAGCCAGGCTGTGAACAAATACAGAAACAGAAGGAACAACTTGCCATAAGAAAACTCCCTTTGCAGATTTTTTCATCTGCAAGAGATAAACTGGGGGTGAGGGTTTTAGCCCCTCCAATACATTACTGCAAACTTTGGGCATTAATGCAAGTCTTTCCCTTTTATTCTCCCCATGCCAAACCAGAATCTTTGCTCTCCATCCAACATCCACATTAACCACCATCCTATCCTGAATGGACCCAATCTTCTTAGAATTAGACAGGGTTAGGGACcaggttagtacctggatgggagacgaTCAAGAAATATCAAGAAGTCTTGGGAATTCCAGGTTCTGAAGGGTCCTGggccccagggtgaccagatgccctcctttcccaggacatgtcctccaccCCAACCTTCTGTGCAAAAGGAATGCCCCAAATGgtcctgctttggaggcatgcctGTCCTTATCTAGAGGAGTGTTCAGCTTTTACTTTGAGTCAAGCCCTCCACTGGTCTGGAGTAACCCTCAGcctgcagtgccttgtcctcctttgggctGAAGGCATCTGGCCACCATGGGTCCTCCCTGATTTTTGGATGCCCTCCAtttggcagtgccttgtcctcctttggaggcaGGACTGCTTCTTGaatcttttcccctcctccctccttccctggggAGCAGAGAGAGGCACTCACCACTGGGCAATGCCAGGGCCCCCAGCCCTCCTGGCACCAGCAGAAGGATCCCCATCACCTccatccccagcagcagcagcatccttctcctcttctgcttcttctgcttcttcgcTTGGGCATCTCTCCGGCGGAGCTCCATCCCCTCCTGGCCTCCCAGCCCCaaaggaagaagaacaagaagatgaAGAACAAGAAggacctcctcctctgggcctggGGCCAAGAAgccagcagggaagaggaggaggaggaggaggaggagaaggcagaggaggaggcagcagcagggctTGCAAAAGCAGGGCTTGCACCAAGGCCCCCTCCTTCCTTGTCTTCATTTGCAAAGCACTCTCTGGGATCATCTCTCCAGGGGCAGCACAGCCATTCACCCCAaatgaggacaaggcacccccaaaatggaggacattcctgCAAAATGGGAGCCAGGTGCATTCACCCCAAATAAGGACAAGGCACCCCACAAAATGTAAGGCATCatgcaaaatgggggggggggcagatgcaTTCACCCCAAATTAGGACAAGGCACCCCCAAAATGTAAGGCATTCATGCAAAATGGAGCACCAGGTGCATTCACTCCAAATTAGGACAAGGGAGGCaccccacaaaatggagggcataaATGCAAAATGGAGGCCAGGTGCCTTAACCCTGAAAGAGGACAATCcgacaaggcaccccaaaatgtaggatctTCAATCTTCATGCAAAATGGGACACCAGGGTGAGTGGGTGCATTAATCCcgaaggaggacaaagcaccccaaaatgtaggactgtTGTGCAGAATGGAGGGTcttaccaaagaaaagctaaaaacagctCAATATAAATTTCTGTTTTTTAgttaggctcaaaatggaggacatttgggaattcctcctggacagaaggctgaaatataggaCAGGTTCTAGAATGCCATACGTACCCCAGAGGGGCCACGCTTTTATTTTATCCCTCGCCAACATTTTTATTAGGGATTTGAAAAGGATGTTAAAAATGACAAGAATTAGAAGCAAAATCCCAGGGCTTAAAAGATTTTAGCTTTTTTTGGACTGTAGCCGCTGGTTGTGAGATTTGGGAAGCCATGcccccaaaaaggaaaccttccaAGCTGCGCTGTCTCTGTGGCATGATGTTAACATTTTATATGCATTGCTTTCAATAGGATGGCCCCAAAGACTTGAGATACAAAGAAATGCAGGCAAACAAATGTGATTTTTGCAGCGCTTCCATTGCTTGTTGGATGCTGACCTTGCATTTCTCTTGCAGATTTCCGGAGTTGTTGGGAAGCTGGAGCACACTTGCTTCCTGGCTTCCTGGCCAAGTTTCCGCTCATCCAAGGCATCTTGGATGCATTTTTCTGGATACCAAAGTGAGGAGGCCACAATAGGAATGGATTTGAGCTGCGGATTGTTATTAAAGGCCCGGAGCTGGAGAAGAGCATAATTTAAGGGAacccctttaaaaaaaccttttgcgAAAGAGAATAGTATGACTGTAGTTGGCATGTTGGGTTAAACACTTGACACAGTCTGTTTGTATGGATGTTGTTCTAACCAAGGGCTGAACTGTGCCAAACCTTGCACAAAACCTGTGATGCTGCAGATGGAGAGTTATTGGACCAGAGTTCGAAACCTGGCTTGGTtgtgtaaacccattgggtgatcttcgGCCGGTCATACCCTCTTgtcctcggaggatggcaatggccaacccactctgaacaaaccttgccaagaaaaccctaggctcgccataagtgggaaatgacttgaaggcgcataacaacctttgctgccttgagtccctaaattgggaaaaaggcaggatataagaaaataaaacaacaacaacaacaaccctttatTAATTTACTTACTCAATTGGACATGGTCCTGAGTCTGGGGCCTAAGATTGCCTGCttcttccattttgtttggaCACTAACAACAAGCAACCACACTACCATACAAGTGTAAGGTGTCGCTGCCTGTTGTGTAATGAAGTGCACAATGGTGGGAACAATCCAGTGTAACTTGACTGTAGTGAAATTCTGGTGCAAATTTAGGCAAGTGCTCAATAGGATCTCGGCTGGAAACAAGTCATATTCTCCAAGCtctttcagtggttcccaaactttggtcctccagatgttttggacttcggctcccagaagccccagccagctaggccaacagtcaggaattctgggagctaaagtgaaaaaacatctggaagaccaaagtttgaaaagTACTGAGGCTGGGTTTCCATCAGGTGTGACTGGCAAATGCTGTGGATTTGCTCTTAGTGATTCTTTAGAGGCAAACGTGATGAATGCTGGTTGTACTGAGCATCTCCCTAATCACATAGTAGAGATTTCTTGGAAGGCTGAGTCTTAATGGCTCCAAAGAGCTAACATTAAACCTGGCCACACATTCCCTCAAAGACGTGTCAGCACTTTTCCAGGCAGGGTCTTGAATTATGAACcaggggcagagagagaaagagaggaccaCTCACTCATCATAACCCCGGCTAAAAGGCATGCAAATTCAACCCGAGACCATGCTGCAGAAGCTGACAAGCAGAAACGTTCATTAAAATTCTGCTGATCTGGACAAGAAACCAAGCCAGTGGGTATTGCAACGCTCCTTGGGTTCCCCCTCGTTCTTTCTGATGAAGTGTGACACAGAAAATTTTAAACATTAATGGATTTTAGCATATTAGACACTGATGAGATGAAGGAAGGAATCATGCAACATGTCTTTTTAACCAATTAATCAGTGAGGAAAAGCAAGCAAGGTACAAAATGTCATAATCTTCTAAGCCTTTGCAGTGTAAGCTCTCAGTcatctcatctgtgaaatgagaAGAACAACTAACAGGCACACATCCATTAACAAAGCAGAAGGCAGTGATGCTCCTTTTACAAACGCTTTTTAAACCCACCCAGaattcccttttcctccttgtcctctgcttGGCTAGGAGTTTTTTTGGAAGCATCAGCATTGGAAGAATGGTTAAGGAGGGCTGAAGATACACAGGCTTTCAGTGTTGGGTTGTAGCAGAGTCTCTGCAGTAAACATAGCAATAAAGCTTGAGTCAGGACAGAACGGGATTCTGCTTTAGccaatcctaggctgcatccacactccagaaataatctggtttgacaccagtttcactgccgtggctcaatgctatggagttctgggaactgtagttttgtgaagcatttagccttctctgtcagagagctctggtgccacaacaaactacaatctcccaaattccataacactgagccatggcagttaaagtagtgtcaaaccagattgtaTCCACGGTTTGGATGCAGCTCCACTGTACTTTATGTAGTTTATTAAGCCTTTATGTGGTCTCTAAATAACCGAAGTATTTTTGCATACTTGTGCAAGGCTTGTCTGTAATGAATaaaacttcagaggatggcaatggcaaacctcctctgaagaaatttgcagagaaaaccctatgatgagttCACATTCGGGTTGCTATAAGtgtaaattattatttaagccaatttttaaaccattttattttgtaaGAAAGAGGGAAAATTGTTGGCAACTCACAGCATTGTATCCAGGATGCTGAGAACAAGAGAGTGGATTCATCGCTTGCAAATGTTTTTCACTAAAAATGCCA from Sceloporus undulatus isolate JIND9_A2432 ecotype Alabama chromosome 6, SceUnd_v1.1, whole genome shotgun sequence carries:
- the LAYN gene encoding layilin, yielding MELRRRDAQAKKQKKQKRRRMLLLLGMEVMGILLLVPGGLGALALPSGQAICRGGTQRPCYKIIYLHDVGRRVGFKEALQACRRDGGDLVSIESQSEQNLIEKMIASVSASDGDFWIGLTREEDPDNSTECQNLYSWSDGSLSTFRNWYADEPSCGSEICVVMYHQPSAPAGDGGPYMFQWNDDRCNMKNNFICKYAQDKPTVAPEMNASVSVVVTESLILTSPEEAIREDITNKTLKEAKEPIWSLVYILVPSIPALLLLLVITGIFCFWLSAKRRREQTQVNVKEHETWASPKRQKSPSLEIYNVIREQSEADLAGTRPDIKNSSFRIRSGEDTPDDLSGDYDNMAVNTSESGFVTLASTESGFVTNDIYELCNDRVGRSKESTWVENEIYGY